One genomic window of Erinaceus europaeus chromosome 7, mEriEur2.1, whole genome shotgun sequence includes the following:
- the ATXN7L3B gene encoding ataxin-7-like protein 3B: MEEISLANLDTNKLEAIAQEIYVDLIEDSCLGFCFEVHRAVKCGYFYLEFAETGSVKEFGIQPVEEKGACRLPLCTLPGEPGNGPDQQLQRSPPEFQ; encoded by the coding sequence ATGGAGGAGATTTCCTTGGCCAACCTGGATACTAACAAGCTCGAGGCCATCGCGCAGGAGATCTACGTTGACCTGATAGAGGATTCGTGCCTGGGCTTCTGCTTTGAGGTGCACCGGGCCGTCAAGTGCGGCTACTTCTACCTGGAGTTCGCAGAGACTGGGAGCGTGAAGGAGTTCGGCATCCAGCCGGTGGAAGAGAAAGGAGCCTGCCGCCTCCCCCTCTGCACCCTCCCCGGAGAGCCTGGGAACGGGCCGGATCAGCAGCTGCAGCGCTCGCCTCCGGAATTCCAGTAG